One Odontesthes bonariensis isolate fOdoBon6 chromosome 17, fOdoBon6.hap1, whole genome shotgun sequence genomic window carries:
- the cnih1 gene encoding protein cornichon homolog 1 isoform X2 produces the protein MAFTFAAFCYMLALLLTAALIFFAIWHIIAFDELKTDYKNPIDQCNTLNPLVLPEYLIHFFFCVMFFCAAEWLTLCLNLPLLAYHVWRYMSRPVMSCPGLYDPTTIMNADILAFCQKEGWCKLAFYLLSFFYYLYGMIYVLVSS, from the exons ATGGCGTTCACATTCGCGGCCTTTTGTTATATGCTTGCTCTGCTGCTCACGGCGGCGCTTATCTTTTTCGCTATCTGGCAT ATAATAGCATTTGATGAGCTGAAGACTGACTACAAGAATCCTATAGATCAGTGTAACACTTTAAATCCG CTGGTGCTGCCGGAGTATCTCAtccatttcttcttctgtgtgatGTTCTTCTGTGCTGCCGAGTGGCTCACCCTCTGTCTCAACTTGCCACTGCTGGCTTATCATGTCTGGAG GTATATGAGCAGACCTGTGATGAGCTGTCCTGGACTCTACGACCCAACGACCATCATGAACGCAGACATCCTGGCGTTCTGTCAAAAAGAAGGCTGGTGCAAGCTGGCTTTCTACTTGCTGTCATTCTTCTACTATCTCTAcgg GATGATCTATGTTCTGGTGAGCTCTTAA
- the cnih1 gene encoding protein cornichon homolog 1 isoform X1, with translation MAFTFAAFCYMLALLLTAALIFFAIWHIIAFDELKTDYKNPIDQCNTLNPTVEKVKKIKRVKIALKLVLPEYLIHFFFCVMFFCAAEWLTLCLNLPLLAYHVWRYMSRPVMSCPGLYDPTTIMNADILAFCQKEGWCKLAFYLLSFFYYLYGMIYVLVSS, from the exons ATGGCGTTCACATTCGCGGCCTTTTGTTATATGCTTGCTCTGCTGCTCACGGCGGCGCTTATCTTTTTCGCTATCTGGCAT ATAATAGCATTTGATGAGCTGAAGACTGACTACAAGAATCCTATAGATCAGTGTAACACTTTAAATCCG ACAGTTGAAAAGgtcaaaaagataaaaagagtCAAAATTGCTTTAAAG CTGGTGCTGCCGGAGTATCTCAtccatttcttcttctgtgtgatGTTCTTCTGTGCTGCCGAGTGGCTCACCCTCTGTCTCAACTTGCCACTGCTGGCTTATCATGTCTGGAG GTATATGAGCAGACCTGTGATGAGCTGTCCTGGACTCTACGACCCAACGACCATCATGAACGCAGACATCCTGGCGTTCTGTCAAAAAGAAGGCTGGTGCAAGCTGGCTTTCTACTTGCTGTCATTCTTCTACTATCTCTAcgg GATGATCTATGTTCTGGTGAGCTCTTAA